tatattttgttaatgaaaataaatttaattttttatgtgaaattttatttataaatacatatcaatttattttaattataatttttataattccaAGGCTACTTATCTTTCCAAAAATTAGCATTTAGCCTATTTTATATGTGAGAAATTAAATGTCGAGAATATCTAGCTATCTTCTACAATTTGCCTTAAACTGCATATCACCGTATTCAAAGAGCCATGAaatagaaaacttttttttttttagaggatgaaattaatagaaaacttaataatgtaaaaacaaactaaaaaaataaattggaataataaataaaataaaaattgaagtcctTTTTAAATAGATTTACCATATAATTCAAAAGTAACAAACAAAATACTAATATTACATTAGATTGAAACTTTGATTGATAATTCAGATTTCTTAAATAAAGTCTCTCACGTGAAAGaagaaatcatatatatatatatatatatatatatatatatatatatatatatatataaagaaatacaATATTAAACCTGATCAATCcgatttttttggtaaaattagtaaatatttcAAGCATGTAACGTATGAATTAACCCAACTAATTTGATATATTTGAAAGCATCACGACTTAAacaaaggatatatatatatatatatatatatatatatatatatatatatatatatatatatatatatatatatatatatatatatatatatcgaaaATTTTAGCCATCAAAAACATTTCTCCTGGTTTTCGTTGTTTCTACAATTAGTATATTAACTTCCTTGCTGGTTAGTCCTACTCGTCCTGATATATCCAAGGCATTGAGGTCACATGTATCATGTATCTTTCATTCTCAAAGTCAAGAAAGCAATACAATACAAGTAAAGGGTATAAAagtgaattaattaataaaaagtattttgcTGCCATTATTAATACTATTACTGTTACTTTATGCTGTTACATAAATGTGACCCCATGTGTCCTTCTCAGAGAATTCACCACCATCTCGCTCTACACTCAtcttacaaatatatatatatatatatatatatatatatatatatatagctataACCCCTCTCCAAAACAGCATTGTaacagagaaagaaagaaacatttGAGCAAAAATGGTTCAAGCACAGCCTCTACAACATGTTGGTAATGGTGCAGGGAAAGAAGATCTAGCTTATAATTTTGATCCAAGTGCTCCACCACCCTTCAAGATTGCAGATATCAGAGCAGCAATTCCAAAGCATTGCTGGGAGAAGAACACATTGAGATCTCTGAGTTACGTTCTGAGGGATGTGTTGATAGTTTCTGCATTGGTAGCTGCAGCAATTGGCTTCAATAGCTGGCTCTTCTGGCCACCCTATTGGTCTGCACAAGGCACAATGTTTTGGGCACTTTTTGTTCTTGGACATGATTGGtaactaatttattattacaaattatgttatgttattgtgCCTTTTCTCAGTAATGCTTAGtcacttcattttttgtttcgATCAACAAATGTTAGTTATCAAGATAGTTACTCTTTTGTTAGCAGAGAGATTTAAACCCGCGAtctctttccttctcccttcaccactTCACATTTCACTTGGTTATTATGCATGATTGTTCATTCATCTGTTCTGTCATGGTGAATTCTAATTTGATTGATGCATTGAACAGTGGTCATGGAAGTTTTTCCAACAGTCCTATGTTGAACAGCATTGTGGGCCACATCTTGCACTCTTCAATCCTTGTACCATACCATGGATGGTCGATTCCTTTTATCAACTTTTCATGTTCACTTTgtccttaaatatttttttttgttaaaaaatcttTTGGTCTGATTTGTCAACCTCACCATTTTACTACTCATGGATATCTTTTGCAGGAGAATTAGCCACAGGACTCACCATCAGAACCATGGCCATGTTGAGAAGGATGAATCATGGGTTCCGGTATTATTATCAGTTTgcttaattaatttcaacatttttctttcttctcttaatTTTAATCAGTAGTTAATTAGATTTGATTGTGTTCCAATAGAAGAAAAAGGGTAATCTAGAGATGTGAACTTCATGAAGTGGTTCATGATTATGTGCCTTTATGACTTTATGTCAGCTTTCAGAGAAAGTTTACAAGAATCTAGACAACATGACAAGAATGATGAGATTCACTCTTCCTTTCCCCATCTTTGCATACCCCTTTTATTTGGTGAGACCCTCTTTTTCCAGAATGACAGCATTATTTTACTATATAGTACAAAATTatacctcaatttttttttttatttctaacatTTAATATACTAATCTTATTCTTACCTTAAATTTTGAACCATTCTTTTGAATTCTTGAAATTGAAAGGACTTTGTTGGGTCTAGCTAGCTAAcatctcactctctctcttttgtGATATGAACCATATATATCAGTGGAGCAGAAGCCCAGGAAAAGAAGGTTCTCATTTCAACCCTTACAGCAACTTGTTCTCCCCTGGTGAGAGAAGAGATGTGATAACTTCAACTCTTTGTTGGGGCATCATGCTTTCTCTGCTTCTCTATCTTTCCCTCACATTGGATCCACTTTTTATGTTCAAGCTTTATGGGGTTCCTTATTTGGTAATTtcactttcatatttttttggtttaaatgtattttttttctcaatttttttatctttatccatataactttttttcaatttagttcttataaaatatatttattttatttttcgttcttaaagtattttaaataatatatttttaatattcaatttttttttactattcaaGAATAGtgcattagaaaaaataaaaataaaacaaacatattttataagaattaaaatgaatttttttataaaaataaaaatgaaaaaaaataataaattagaaaattggaatgactaaaaatatattaacacttGCTTTCTTTAAACACCACACACCAATGTGGGTTAAGTAATGCCCTATCATTTATTCACTTGTTTGATCATGTGTAGATCTTCGTCGTGTGGCTGGATTTCGTCACATACTTGCATCATCATGGTTACAAGCAGAAACTACCTTGGTACCGTGGCCAGGTATCacatttaataaatttgtttcattaactttttaagagaatttaaaaaaaaatagttttcataattaatcaaatatcaaGCAAGTTGTTAGATCTACGCTTGCACTTGCTTTAAAGTCAAATTCAGACCATATTTACCTTCCAAGTCCAAACCGTCAACTATTTTCACCGACTTTATAGTCCAATTTGTCACATGGTCACTTTAAACAGAACCCTTTTTGGAGTAAACATATTATCTTAATAATTATGTTAGTTTCAAATAAACAACATACTTATGTGCAAATTTTGCCTTCCTTCAAAGAAAAGATAGAAACTTCATGTTACTCTGTCTATGTAATTTCACAGGAATGGACTTATCTAAGGGGTGGTCTTACAACCGTAGATCGTGACTATGGTTGGATCAACAACATTCACCATGACATTGGCACCCATGTCATCCATCACCTTTTCCCTCAGATTCCACATTATCATTTGGTTGAAGCGGTATTAATTCTCTGTTTcacaaaaaatcattatatgaTTTAAAACATTCGCACATTTATTTGATGTCGGTCAATCTCCATGtgatacataataaaattttagtagtttttttcttttaaactgaAAAGGTCAATTACATGTTAAGTGAAGATTGAccatgatgacaaacatgtcaTCATCTCCTACCatacatataataatttctccaTTTTCACATTCAATAATCTCAAAAATGCATACATCAATTTTCTTCTATGGTCCTGAAttgttcctttctttttttaattttctctttctttttctttttgttgttccACAATAGACTAAAGCAGCTAAGGCAGTGCTAGGAAAGTATTATCGTGAGCCTCAGAAATCAGGGCCATTGCCACTTCATCTTATCAAGTACTTGCTACACAGCATAAGTCAGGATCACTTCGTTAGTGACTATGGTGACATTGTGTACTACCAAACTGATTCTCAGTTCCACAAAGATTCTTGGACCAAGTCCAACTAAAGTTTTGATGCTACTACATTGACCTATTTTCTCATATGTTACCTAATCAAATCAATTAGGTGACATGTATAAGCTTTCATAAATTATGCTAGAAATGTACTTACTGTTCAAAGCATGCTATGCTAGAAAAGAATCTATTTTTCAATACCCAGATCATCAATTAGTTGACTTCTATAAGCTTTTATATGCTTTGTCAGAATTGCACGCGTCGAAAACCATCTGACGATGGCTGAGCCAACTATTGaatgaattttaaagataaaagtacagaataataatttgtataattaataattaaaattatgattatatataaaggGTCTTGTTAATTGAAGGATACTACGAGTATGCTTGATTCGCCAAAAAATAAGGAATTGGGCAgtacaaaaatatttgtttaacgTTTGATCTTAAAATGACTGAGGGTCAGTACGAAATAAAGAATGATGGACTAGAAAAATGTCCAAAAACTTGTAACTCAAGTAAATCCTAGtacaattttttgtttcatgtcTAACAAgagtaaaaaatacaatattattccTATTTTCTGACTTTTCATTATCacacacttttttctttttttcctatgTGTCTTCTTCTCTAAACATTCCTCTCTAGACGTCATACCTTGGCCATCAGCAAGGGTCGCCTTGGCTGTTGGCCTAGGCACCTTGGCTTCCGGCGAGTGCCTTATGGACGgttgttgtttccttttttgcttattatttctttctttttattattaatttattcaaatgttttCATCGTTATCTTCTTCCTTCGcgctatgttttttttcttccttttagcCAACTCCGACGAAGCTGCATCACGCCGCCATGCTGCCGCCGTCATCGTCGTGACCTATGTGGCCTCGCATTGCCAGGCCTACGCCCAATGGCGTCAAGGGTCGCACCCCCTCCATGGAGGTGTCTCTCCTTTTTGTATTGTCAAGGTACTATGAATGCACCTAAGGTTTTATAGTAAAATTCACATTATTTTGTTCGTTATATAAGCAAATCAAAGAAgatacaatataaaattatttgtaatgtGCATTGATCACCAAATAACCTACAATACAGAAAATTATCCTGTGACTCAATTACTTGTATCTAATACCGTTCAATTTGTTCTATCTTTTTAGAAAATCAATCCGAccctgattaaaaattaaaagaaaaaatatgtattgtgaaattatagaaaaataaaaaaaatcatatacaacacaattttttgcatttgaataaaaaaaatctagtttAAGTTTGTTAATTAATGATTAGCAATTGCCATatagaaaagattaaaatttcaatcgtttcaaagtaataattattagtgagaatttgactcttcaacgtatATCTTGCTCTTTAGACTTTATTAAACaggaaatcaattttttttcttttaattcgaTGGTGTTCATCAGTTCAGAATCAGAATGTTAGCATAGTTTAAAAGCAAAATAACAAAGGAAAGCCATACATAACCCAACCCTTTTTGACGTTGTCATTTTAACAGTACAAAGACAGGTTGTGAGGTGACGTTATAACTAACATAGTACTTCATGTCTGCATCAAGCTCTGCCATGAATCAATCACGTTACAATAATGTCACTTTTTTTTCAACCACACAAAGGCTCGAAGGTTGGGATACCAAGTGTAAGTTTTGTTATGTTTGATTCAGGAGAAAGtaatcaaaatcaaagaaaGATAGAAAGGAAAAGGATAACagagtattataatttttagattatttgatgataaaaaatgttaatttttttctcttatttaattgcataaaaagttttatatatatatatataaagatgcaacgataaataaattttgtttcaaggtccatgccaaaaattttagttttatcataTGGATTTACATTAAAACACTTGTCCCaacattttcaattatatatcaTACATGCACTAACCAAATTaaattttcctcttctttccATTCCCTTTTAAAAAGATACCAAAAGGTGGAAGTGACGCATTTTTCTATCTCTACTCCATCCTTTCTCATTtcatggttttaaaaaaaaaaataaacatgggTTTACGTTTCATGtacataatgtaaaaaaaaaaaaaagtcaagacTATAAGTAATTCTATTAGTTGTAacaatcttttttgttttttcttgtcaTATGTTGATCTCTTATTACttctttaaaaatttagaataaatacttttctaaaaaaatactcaaCCTAGTTTAgttcttaaagaaaaaatatcaaataatccTTTTAAGTATTTCGGTGctataaattaaagataaatgctaacaaatattcttaaaatattgattaaaatattaaaaaaaattactgaaatacgtaaaattatattattcataactttttttatcctCTTTTATGATttctacaataaatattttatctgtTTAGTTTCTTAAGTAAtatcctaaaatactagttagcaagacttaaattaaaatgatactCTAAGTTATAGTATCAAACTAATAGTTTTTatagtattaaattaaaatgtctTACACATATAATCTTGAAGGACTAATTAGCTAAATTCTTCGAGAGATAAAATgtcccaatattttttttcagggTTCAGTTTGAGTATTCACCCAAAAATTTACCACTATGCATCTAGTCCTCTCAAGGCTAATGTTAATTAATGGCCTACTTGTCAGGATCTAATTAATGATATATTCTTGCAACTTTGGATGAAACAAAGATAACAGGTTCAGAACTAATTAAGGATATATGCTTTGGTGAGATTCAACACATGCTGTCAGTGTctccatgttttttttaatataaaaaatagaaaaaataaatattgatattttgaaTCAGTTCAGTTCCTGCTAATGGTTGGAGTATGGGCACAGAAAAAGTGTGTGACCACTTACCCATTAATTCTCTCTCGTTGGAGAGCATCCTGATACCCTACTTTCTTTTTGTAGTCATGTGAACTTAAAAcagataattttatcatttgttttcttaaaaataactagtattatctttatttctatttataagacataattatttaattcaataaaattaagaaaattaaataatttaattaataataataaatttatagtaTACTTTTTCCAAAAGGCAAATGCTAACAAAATTGCACTCTCTTAAAACATTTGTTaagaatttttaattctttaaacaaTACCCTTAGGGATCTTgtataaagaaacaaacaaatttaaaaagtttggtCTTATAAATAGGAATGAAACTAGTATATTAAACAATATAAATAGTGTATTAATgtccaaagaaaaatatattagtaatacTTCCTCTAACACTCTTTTTAAGATTCATTTTATAATcggttataatttatttaaaatcgcTATCTTTTTAtaggttttgtttcttatttaattatcttctttttaaatgaaaaataaaacctaccaaaattaataaatcatacATAGTCTTTAAGAAAAGGTAGAGAGAGATTGCTGCTAGTCTTCCTGAGTTCCTCATGTCGAAATTTAATATTCAGTTAGTTCCTACCAATAGTTACTACTAGAAACAACTGGTTagaatttagttttaaattgcAAAGGTAACATGCATATAGGGATTAGAGGCTATTAGTATAGTGAATTGGTTCTGGTGAAGAAAGAACACATGGGCTGTTTTTCGACAAAATCTAGGCACAAATTTTAGCCCTTTGCTGTATCTGATGTCATGCACAACATGCTGTTGGTTGAGTCTTTGAGCAAAAGACAGAAGTCTACAGACCATAGTATAATAAGAGAATCTCTATTGAGCATAGGAATTGAcagtgtgtgtttggtttggcGAGCTCAATTTGTACCTAATTCATATGAAAAGAAGTTAAAAACAATTGTTTATACTAAATTTACTAGAATCGGTCTAGTGTTAGAAAGTTTGGATAATATGCACAATATCATATTCCTAATTTCAAATCTTATTActattattgtataaaaaaatagtttatactTTGAACATGAATGATGAATCTAATATTTATGATGCATGCTTTTACCTGCGTTAGAGACATATAACcagactaaaataattttatgtactACACTTTGTcaagcatttttttatatatactatctatttataatatataattttttaagcacGAAATATGAATatccatatatttttaaacaatgaCCATCTAACACAGGTATTCTATTTCACTAAGGatataaatcatttatttattctattacTTCCTTTACTAgtcttatcattttaattatcttaatatatatttttaacaaagatATTCCTctaaataagttattttctaGTTATTAATTCCACATTACTTTTAAGCAAAATTAAGCTAACTTATCCTAACAATAATTAATACACAAGCAAATTAAGAATGTTATTCCAGAGCTTAGCACATTTGTCCACTATACATATATAGCATTATACCTATAATACAGTccttaacttttattataaacttTCCTTAGAAGTGCACCATACCTGCCACATTGGAGGCACCTTCAACAACC
The nucleotide sequence above comes from Glycine soja cultivar W05 chromosome 11, ASM419377v2, whole genome shotgun sequence. Encoded proteins:
- the LOC114374933 gene encoding omega-3 fatty acid desaturase, endoplasmic reticulum-like, translating into MVQAQPLQHVGNGAGKEDLAYNFDPSAPPPFKIADIRAAIPKHCWEKNTLRSLSYVLRDVLIVSALVAAAIGFNSWLFWPPYWSAQGTMFWALFVLGHDCGHGSFSNSPMLNSIVGHILHSSILVPYHGWRISHRTHHQNHGHVEKDESWVPLSEKVYKNLDNMTRMMRFTLPFPIFAYPFYLWSRSPGKEGSHFNPYSNLFSPGERRDVITSTLCWGIMLSLLLYLSLTLDPLFMFKLYGVPYLIFVVWLDFVTYLHHHGYKQKLPWYRGQEWTYLRGGLTTVDRDYGWINNIHHDIGTHVIHHLFPQIPHYHLVEATKAAKAVLGKYYREPQKSGPLPLHLIKYLLHSISQDHFVSDYGDIVYYQTDSQFHKDSWTKSN